The Panicum virgatum strain AP13 chromosome 3N, P.virgatum_v5, whole genome shotgun sequence genome includes the window aggatatgaaattaaattTCCACTTGATGAAATCTCATGATTGCCATGTATTGATGACAGCTCTTCTTCctgttgcacttagaggtatcaAGACAGTACTGGTTCGCGAGGCTATCATGAGCTTGTGCTTTTTCTTCAATGCGATAGAACAGAAGGTGATTGATGTGGAGGCACTGTCGAGGTTAGAGAGAAGGCATTTCGAGACCCTATGCCTGCTTGAGGCTACTTTCCCACCATCATTCTTTGATCTCATGGTCCATCTAACAGCACATCTTGCAAAGGAGATCTTCTACCTTGGCCCATCTTACCTTCATCAAATGTTTCCATATGAGAGGTTCTATGGCTTTCTGAAATCATTGGTACATAACCGGTCGTTACCGGAGGGAGCCATGGTTCGTGACTATGGTACCATCGAAGCAGTGGAGTGGGCCATGGGTTATAAGGACCCCCAAAACCCCATTGGTGTGCCTCATTCATGGCATGAAGGTAGGCTTGCAGGTGTTGGGACCTTGGGCAAAAAGTCAATCACTCCGGGTCAAGATTCCTTCAACGAGGCTCATTTCATCGTGCTTCAATAGACCGACATAGTGACACCTTATGTCAATGAGCACTTGCGACACCTATGTGAAGGTAATCCTAATCGTAATGAGGCTTGGGTTGCAAAGAAGCACATGCAAGGCTTTAACACTTGGCTCCGAGATTATGTCCAGAAAGCTAGCGCTGCTATAACTGATAATTTGATAAGAAAACTAGCAGCGGGGCCATTATTCACTATTACAACATACCAAGCATATGATATCAATAGATACACTTTCTACACCATAGCCCAGGATGGCAAGAGCATCTATCAAAATATTGGTGTGGGTGTAGATGCCATCGACAACGACATAGAGAAAGACACATATTATGGTTagatagaggagatatgggagcttCACTATGTTGGATTGAAGGTAGCCCTATTTCGGTGTCGATGGGTCAATGGGAAGAAAGGTGTGACCAAGGACAAATATGGGTTTGTTAGTGTTGATCTATGAGTCTTTGGTTACAAAGATGAACTGTTTATCTTCGCCAAGGATGTGCAGCAAGTGTTCTATGTACCCGACCTTGCAAAGAAGAACTGGTATGTGGTTATGCCTGGAAAAAGAAGGATAGTTGGGGTTGAAAATGTCGTTGAGGAGGAGGAATACAACCAATTTGACAAAATTCCGTCATTGGACATGCCATACAGGCCCCAACTCTTGGCAAATGATAAAACACCATACTTGCGAAGCAACCATCAAGAAACAATCAATGTTCGTAAAGCAAGGAAAAAGCAAGTTTGATGTATGTGGATTGGTGAAATTTGaatccatttgtaatatattggtgtggattggtgaaatttgaatccatttgtaatatattagtgtggattggtgaaatttgaatccatttgtaatatattggtgtggattggtgaaatttgaatccatttgtaatatatTGGTGTGGATTGGTGAAATTTGAATCCATTTGTAATATCATTGGTGTGGATTGGTGAAATTTGAATGACCTTGTAATATATGATGTGGATTGGTGAAATTTGaatccatttgtaatatatgatgtggattggtgaaatttgaatccatttgtaatatatgatgTGGAGTGCTCTCCAGACATGTTCTCCAGAAAATCACAGAGTTCATTCCCCAGAGTTCATCTCAAGACATGTTCTCCAGAAGTTCTTTGTTGGTATTATTGTCAGTTGTAATTGGTAACGGGCATTAACACAATGCCCGTTACCAATGTATTATCAGTAACGGGCGTTACCACAATGCCCGTTACCTATTTCTTATTTCACCAGAAGTTCATTTCCAGAGTTCACATTTCTCCTGCATTCCcataacatatatatacacagagTTCATTCCCAGAGTTCACAAAATCACAGAAGCACATAACACAGAACACACAGTTCATTTTTAGAGATCacataacatatatatacatacaaatATATATTAGCAGTCACACAAATTCAGTGTTTTCTTCACATAACATATATATTAGCAAGCACACAAGGACAGACAAAAGCAGTGTGCCTCAACCAGTATAGGCATTCTACCAACATGTTTCCTCCATCCAGTCACACAAGTTTAGACAAAATCAGGCATACAAAATAGCAGCTGCCTCCACTACGGCCTTGGTCAACCTAGATGTTTCTGCCTCTCGCCATCTCGGCCGCAGCTTCAAGTGTGCACTGAAGTGCCTTCTTCTTTGCCTTTTCGGCAGCAAGCTCATCTTGAAGTGCCATGATCTTCTCCTGTGATGCTGCAGTCTTGTTGTGCAACTCCCAGAAGGTCATCCTATTAATAGGGACCTGCAAGATAAAACATTCTCAGAGCACTGCAAAGACAGATTCTGAATTCAGTCAAATTCAGTCAAACATTCTCATCCTATTAACAATTGGTGAAATTCAGTCAAATTCAGAGAAATTAGGCACCATATTGGTCTGAATATTCAGACAAATTCATTCAATGCATTGATAGTTGCACAAGTTGCACAAGTTTAAATTCCTTTGCTTTTGTTAGTCTGAATATTCGGAAAAAATCAGTAAATTTAGCCAAATTCAGACTAACATGTTAGTCTGAATATTCAGACAAATTCATTCAATCTTGTGAACTAACATGTTCATATATGCAACAAACAACTAAAAAGCCAAAATGAACATCTAAATAAACATTTTCAGATAACAAGATCACTCTGCAGATAGACAAATTCAGACACATTTCAGTTTGACATTGAATACCAGTTAAGTTTTAAACTCCTCACTTCAAAGCACAGAATTTGACTTGCAAATTTATTAGGACATGCTAATTTCACATGATATGTTCAGAGAAATTCAGACAACTTCAGTCAAATTCATGCAAATTCAGGCTAAATAGTACAAAAAGTAAGACAGTGGAGCAAATTCATACTAATTCAGGCACACAAAATAGGACTTGGAGCAAATTCATACAGTGGATTACCTCTgacttccccttccccttgttCCCCATCTCCTGCATTCCATTGTACTGCGGCGGGCCTTGGAAGCCCGGCGGCAGCCCGATGTCGCTGCTACCAGAGGAGGTCACCTCCTTCTTGGGGGTGACCAACGCGGCCACCTTCCTCGCGCCTGACGTGCCTGCGCCGGCCTTCTCCTTCCCCTTGTTCATCATGCTCGCCGGAGTGGGGTTGCCGGagaagcccggcggcggcccgatgtCGCTGCTACCGGAGGAGGTCACCTCTTCTTGAAACCGTGGTGGCGACCGCTTCGTGGGGGGCACTGCGGCTGCCTTCCCCGCGCTCTCCTTGCCTGCGCCGGCCTTCATCCCTGCGGCCGCCTTCCCTGATCCCGCCTTTGTCCCCGCGCGCGCCGGAGTGGGCTTCGGCACTTGCGGCAGTTGGGCTTCTTCCTTCTTCCCCGGCACGCACTTGCCCTTTTCCCGGAGTTGCAGGGCGACAAGAGCACGGCTCTTGCGGGACGACATGGTGCCGGAGACGAGGGAGACGACGCGTACAGGAAGAGGAAGCGCCGGACCGTCGCCAGAGTTGTCCAGGGAAAGGGAGAAGAAGAAACGAggcgaggagagggagaggaagatgaagagaCGAGGCGGTTCGAATCAATTTATTGGAAGATTGGAAGAGGAACGGTCTGCCCACCTGTCTCGGCTTTAAAGGTTAAATATATTTGTCTCCAGATACAAAACGAACTTACTCGCATAGCGCAATGAAAAGGCTTTTCTTTGTGAATCTGGACGGCCACGGTTCGATTCTGGGCGGCGCCCCACATTTTTGTTGAATTTTTCATTAAAGGAAATGGGCATTACTATATGCTCGTTACCAAGATGGCTGCGCCAGATTGCCTCGGGGCCAGGTGGTAGCGCGGGATTGGCCCAGTTCTATTGGCCAAGTTGATATTTGTCCTTTTGATatataattaaaatttgtaactGGTATTTCTCCGTCATACTTAATCCAAATTGGatggtttttttttctaaatttttctaaaatcacccTCCTTTCGTTGATGACGTTTGTAAGGCCAGAATATATTTAAGAGATTCTATGTCTATGCCTTATCTTGTTACTTCTAAATAGCATATAGAAAAAACATTTGTTTTGCACAACCATAACTTTATAAAACATCGTATTTTGCAATGTTAAGGTGAGAACAAGGTTATGTTCAAATTTTACATGCATACGAGTTCGTATATGTTGTAATGTATGCTAAACTTCAATGTTCAAGTAACATTCCATGGAACTATGTGAAAGATGTAGTCATTTGTACACAATGTATATTCTTTCTTCATCGAAtccatttgaaatttttatgtaaagtttagggacccaaaTTATGTTGCCACATCAATTTGTAGAATGTTTTGACCAAGTTAAGATGTGGTTAAAATTATTATATCATCTTTACTTTTACAACATTCATCATCTTGTAAAGTAAGTTTCATTTTTATTACACAACTATGACTGATGTTATTTTATTCAAATTCTATATGTCAAATGAtgaattttggatattttttattaatttttagGTGCAGTTTCCTGGGCTCtaaaatttgtggaatattAGGATTgggctgtttttctttttgagttgtGATCAAACCATATCAGATCAATGGGTGATCCATGTCTTAGATTGTTACCTGTGTTTTTACCTTTCCAGGAACATTTTTTGTTGAATTTTTGAACTTGAGTACCTTAGGCATTTGAAGGTAGCAAATttagtttgaaaagaaaatgtcgggcccacgcgtcagcgtCAATGGACGCAGGCGCCATCCGACCCAAAATTTGGATCTCGCACGCGGGCGCCATGGGCGCTGTGGCCGCCGGGCCCATTGGTCAGCgtctcctcttctcctcctcccaaCCAAATCCATTTGGGTTCCATTTCTCTTCTCTCGTCTTCTCCTCTGCAGCCGCTCTCCTctcctcgtccgccgccgccctcctcgccgtGCCTCGCTTCCTCCTCACTGCGCCCTGACTCCTCCCTGGCCCTATGCTCCTCGTCCGCGCGTCCCGCCTCTTCCTCCCGGAGCCTCTTCTacgcgcgccgctcctcctcgcgcGCGCCTTTGCCCACAACCCGACGGCTAGGGTTTCGACCCTCCTCCGCGCGCCATCGCAGCCCACAGTGGCCAGTTGCGACTAGGGTTTTGACCAAGAAACCCTAACCCGAcccgacggcgacgacgcggcTCCTGTGGTGACGACGGCGTGGCGGCTCCTGGCGTGACGACGACCCAGCCATGGATCCGGCGGCCCGGCGACAGCGACCCGGCGGCCCGGCGACAGCGACCCGGCGAACTCAGGCAATGAGGCAACACGGATCAGGCAATGAGCACGACTACTTCATTTCCGACAGAGGTAAATGCTCGTTCCTCAAATCTGCGGCTTGGCCTAGGGAGACATAGGATTATTCTCATGGAATTGCTGTTGTCATGGTGAATTTGACTACTTTTGCATGCTACTTTGATGTAGTTCTGGTTAATTTTGGGTAGGATACTTACAGGAACTATTTGCTGTTATTCAAGTGTGACTGATCATTGAAATTTTGGATAGGATACTTTGCTGTTGCTTTGGGTAGGAATTGCCTATATTAGTTACAGGAACTAGTTAAAAATTATTCTGCTACTCATGAGAATGGTAATTTGCTGTTGTTTACGGTGAGTTCACATAGGATTAATCTCTTGGAATTACCTTTATTAGTTCAGCATGACTACTTTGCTGTTATTTTGGTGAATACTATTGTTTTGCatgcaaataaaaaatattccaCTATTAGTTTGCATGATAttaatttcatactatttgtacAAGCAATATTTGGTCTACTCATGGACTGCCAGGTATGTCACACTCACTATTGAACCTACTTTGGTTA containing:
- the LOC120667855 gene encoding uncharacterized protein LOC120667855, coding for MGIRPELYAEETDTGTVLPVAATTLSKTERREFCEFLHGLKVPSGYSSNFKRLVSVKDMKLNFHLMKSHDCHVLMTALLPVALRGIKTVLVREAIMSLCFFFNAIEQKVIDVEALSRLERRHFETLCLLEATFPPSFFDLMVHLTAHLAKEIFYLGPSYLHQMFPYERFYGFLKSLVHNRSLPEGAMVRDYGTIEAVEWAMGYKDPQNPIGVPHSWHEGNPNRNEAWVAKKHMQGFNTWLRDYVQKASAAITDNLIRKLAAGPLFTITTYQAYDINRYTFYTIAQDGKSIYQNIGVGVDAIDNDIEKDTYYDELFIFAKDVQQVFYVPDLAKKNWYVVMPGKRRIVGVENVVEEEEYNQFDKIPSLDMPYRPQLLANDKTPYLRSNHQETINVRKARKKQV